CATTGTCCAATACAAGGACCACAAGCATTAGAAAAAATTTTAGCTCCAGCATTTTTAAAAATAGATAAAAACCCTTTTTCTTTCATGAGAGAATAAATTTTCTTAGATCCTGGTGATATCATATATTCTGAATTCATTTTCAACTTCTTTTTTTTCGCTTGTTGAATTATTGATATTGCTTTTGACAAATCTTCATAAGAAGAATTTGTACAAGAACCAATTAGTCCTACCTCAATTTTTGTGGGCCAATTGTTTTGGATTGCTTCTTTTTTCATTTGAGAAATGGGAGTGGCTTTATCTGGAGTAAAAGGACCATTAATATATGGTTCTAAAACATTTAAATTTATTTCTATTACTTTATCATAATAATTATGTGGTTCTTTATACACTTCTGGATCTGCCTTCAAAAAATCTTTTATTTTTTCTGACATCATAGATATCTGATCCCTTCCATTTTTATTTAAAAAATCCTTCATTCTAACATCATAAGGAAATAAAGAAGCTGTAGAACCTATTTCTGCACCCATATTACATATGGTAGCTTTTCCAACACAAGAAATACTATCAACTCCTTCTCCAAAGTATTCAATTATATAATTTTTTCCTCCAGAAACTCCAATCATTCCAGATAATTTTAGGATTATATCTTTAGATGAAGTCCAACCATTAATTTTTCCTATCAAATTTATTCCCATTATTTTAGGAATTTTCAATTCTAAAAACGACCCTGACATTATTTCAGCTGCATCAGATCCTCCAGTTCCTATCGCTAACATACCTAATCCTCCAGCATTAGGAGTGTGAGAATCTGTTCCTATAATCATACCTCCAGGAAACGCATAATTTTCTAAAACTACTTGATGGATTATTCCTGATCCAGGTCCCCAAAAATCTATTCCATATTTATGAGATGCTGATCTCAAAAAATTATATATTTCTTTATTTTCTTCTATTGCGTTTTTTAAATCTAAATCTGATCCATCTTTAGCAGATATGAGATGATCACAATGAATAGAAGTCGGAACAAATGTTTTAAATTTTTTGGTTTGCATGAATTGTAACAATGTCATTTGAGCCGTTGCATCTTGCATTATAACACGATCGGGTAAAAAATTCATGTAATCTTCATTTTTGTCTATAAAACTTTTTTTATTTTTTGTTTTCTCAACTAAATGAGAATACAATATTTTTTCAGAATAAGTCATCGGATGATCTATTAAATTCCGGATTTTTTCAATTTTATATAAAAAATTTGAATAAAAATGTTGAATCATATCAATATCAAAAATCATATAAAAATTATATATTTTAATATACGAAAATTACATTTCGTTTAAAAACGAATTTATTTCATTGTAAAAGTCTGTGGTATTGTCTATATGAATCCAATGACCAGATTTTGTTATAGTATGAATAGTAGATTTTGGAAATAACTTTCGTATATAATTATAATCTTCATTATTCAGATAATCTGAATATTCACCTCGTAAAAATAGTGTAGAACCATGATATATCCCGTTTTTTATTTCTCTATGAATTAAAAAATTATAATTTTTTTCGATTTTTAATAGAGAAAAAGAAAAACATAATTTTCCATTTTCTTTTCTTTTAATACATTTAGATAAAAACGATACGATTTTCATATCAGAGATATTTTTTCTCAAAAAAAATTCAAGCTCTTTTCTAGTATTAATAAAATTAAAATCTACTTTTTTTAAAATATGAATTAATTTTTCTTGATTGTTATAAGTATAAGCTTTAGGACTAATATCCAGAATTATAATTTTTTTCGGAATAATAGGATATTTTATAGAA
The sequence above is drawn from the Blattabacterium cuenoti genome and encodes:
- a CDS encoding aconitate hydratase encodes the protein MIFDIDMIQHFYSNFLYKIEKIRNLIDHPMTYSEKILYSHLVEKTKNKKSFIDKNEDYMNFLPDRVIMQDATAQMTLLQFMQTKKFKTFVPTSIHCDHLISAKDGSDLDLKNAIEENKEIYNFLRSASHKYGIDFWGPGSGIIHQVVLENYAFPGGMIIGTDSHTPNAGGLGMLAIGTGGSDAAEIMSGSFLELKIPKIMGINLIGKINGWTSSKDIILKLSGMIGVSGGKNYIIEYFGEGVDSISCVGKATICNMGAEIGSTASLFPYDVRMKDFLNKNGRDQISMMSEKIKDFLKADPEVYKEPHNYYDKVIEINLNVLEPYINGPFTPDKATPISQMKKEAIQNNWPTKIEVGLIGSCTNSSYEDLSKAISIIQQAKKKKLKMNSEYMISPGSKKIYSLMKEKGFLSIFKNAGAKIFSNACGPCIGQWVRKGNKEKEYVKKKNTIIHSFNRNFSSRNDGNPKTHTFIASPEIVTALVFSGDLTFNPVKDKLKNEIGEYVKFEEPKSMEIPKKKFNLKELGYENWIEKNNKNLSVIIEKNSKRLQILSPFLEWDKNNLLNIKLLIKIKGKCTTDHISMAGPWLKYRGHLEKISENLLMGAINAFNHEKNKVKNVITRNYSTVYDLAKFYKSKNIQTLIVGEYNYGEGSSREHAAMEPRFLGVRIVLVKSFSRIHEINLKKQGILALTFLNPNDYYKIQEEDTLHFYVKNIRPNQNIKVELIHNNGFKEKIIVQHSYNKKEIQWFKAGSSLNFIKKEYT
- a CDS encoding alpha/beta fold hydrolase, which translates into the protein MYSKIYGSGIPILVFHGLFGDGSNWISFARNFEKFYQIHLLDIRNHGKSFVSDKMNYDLISEDILEYINNYKLNSPILIGHSMGGRAVMDFSIKYPIIPKKIIILDISPKAYTYNNQEKLIHILKKVDFNFINTRKELEFFLRKNISDMKIVSFLSKCIKRKENGKLCFSFSLLKIEKNYNFLIHREIKNGIYHGSTLFLRGEYSDYLNNEDYNYIRKLFPKSTIHTITKSGHWIHIDNTTDFYNEINSFLNEM